A window of the Cystobacter fuscus genome harbors these coding sequences:
- a CDS encoding ATP-dependent DNA ligase produces MRRLVDLYEALDSTTSTNAKVDALVDYFRRTPPEDAAWGLFFLTGRRIKRLVPSKALKQWARELSDTPEWLFDEAYASVGDLAEIIALLLDSAEQPQVTEELPLSRWMEERILPLGGLALPEQRERITGWWHTLPRRELFVFNKMLTGELRVGVSDTLVVRALAQYAGLPPAAVSHRLMGTWAPSRAFFEQLIAPDVSDGDRSRPYPFYLASPLEQPVEGLGDRSEWMVEWKWDGIRGQLIHRQGGIYLWSRGEELVTERYPEIAKAAASLPPGTVLDGEILAYEDGKPLPFARLQRRIGRQKLTAKVLAEAPAVFMAYDLLEEKGEDLRPLPLRERRARLEALLRDKPRFPISPRVPADTWEELAQARRESRERNVEGFMIKRLESPYQHGRKRGDWWKWKIDPFTVDAVLLYAHPGHGKRAALYTDYTFAVWKGEELLPVAKAYSGLTDEEISRLDRWIRAHTKEKFGPVRSVEPAQVFELHFEGIAASPRHKSGVALRFPRIARWRSDKAPKDADSLDQLKELIHAPT; encoded by the coding sequence ATGCGCCGGCTCGTGGATCTCTACGAGGCACTCGACTCCACCACCTCCACCAACGCCAAGGTCGACGCGCTCGTGGACTACTTCCGGCGGACGCCCCCCGAGGACGCCGCCTGGGGGCTGTTCTTCCTCACCGGCCGCCGCATCAAGCGGCTCGTGCCCTCCAAGGCCCTCAAGCAGTGGGCACGCGAGCTGAGCGACACCCCCGAGTGGCTCTTCGACGAGGCCTACGCCTCGGTGGGAGATCTCGCGGAGATCATCGCGCTCCTGCTCGACTCGGCCGAACAGCCCCAGGTGACCGAGGAGCTGCCCCTGTCGCGCTGGATGGAGGAGCGCATCCTGCCACTCGGCGGACTGGCCCTGCCGGAGCAGCGCGAGCGCATCACCGGCTGGTGGCACACGCTGCCGCGCCGCGAGCTGTTCGTCTTCAACAAGATGCTCACCGGCGAGCTGCGCGTGGGTGTCTCGGACACGCTCGTGGTGCGCGCGCTGGCGCAGTACGCCGGGCTGCCCCCGGCCGCCGTGTCCCACCGGCTCATGGGCACCTGGGCCCCGAGCCGCGCCTTCTTCGAGCAGCTCATCGCCCCGGACGTGTCCGACGGGGACCGCTCGCGCCCCTACCCCTTCTATCTGGCCAGCCCCCTGGAGCAGCCGGTGGAGGGCCTCGGAGACCGCTCGGAGTGGATGGTCGAGTGGAAGTGGGATGGCATCCGGGGCCAGCTCATCCACCGCCAGGGCGGCATCTACCTGTGGAGCCGCGGCGAGGAGCTGGTCACCGAGCGCTATCCGGAGATCGCCAAGGCGGCGGCGAGCCTGCCTCCGGGCACGGTGCTCGACGGGGAGATCCTCGCCTACGAGGATGGCAAACCCCTGCCCTTCGCCCGCCTGCAGCGGCGCATCGGCCGGCAGAAGCTCACCGCCAAGGTGCTCGCCGAGGCACCCGCGGTCTTCATGGCGTACGACCTGCTCGAGGAGAAGGGAGAGGACCTGCGCCCGCTGCCCCTGCGCGAGCGCCGGGCACGGCTCGAGGCGCTGCTGCGCGACAAGCCCCGGTTCCCCATCTCCCCACGCGTCCCCGCGGACACGTGGGAGGAGTTGGCCCAGGCCCGCCGCGAGTCGCGCGAGCGCAACGTGGAGGGCTTCATGATCAAGCGGCTGGAGTCTCCCTACCAGCATGGGCGCAAGCGCGGAGACTGGTGGAAGTGGAAGATCGATCCGTTCACCGTGGACGCGGTGCTGCTCTACGCGCACCCCGGCCATGGCAAGCGCGCCGCCCTGTACACCGACTACACGTTCGCGGTGTGGAAGGGCGAGGAGCTGCTGCCCGTGGCCAAGGCGTACTCGGGCCTGACGGACGAGGAGATCTCCCGGCTCGACCGGTGGATCCGCGCCCATACGAAGGAGAAGTTCGGCCCGGTGCGCTCGGTGGAACCCGCCCAGGTGTTCGAGCTGCACTTCGAGGGCATCGCCGCCTCGCCCCGGCACAAGTCCGGCGTGGCCCTGCGCTTTCCACGCATCGCCCGGTGGCGCTCGGACAAGGCCCCCAAGGACGCGGACTCGCTCGACCAGCTCAAGGAGCTGATCCATGCCCCCACCTAG
- a CDS encoding ligase-associated DNA damage response exonuclease yields MARSATRQPLVTVTPEGLYCPQGDFHIDAWRPVSRTLITHAHGDHARWGSQQYLGTRPSRGLLRKRLGADADITTLDYGECLTLGGVTVSFHPAGHVLGSAQIRLEYKDEVWVVSGDYKRDADPTCQPFEVVPCDTFITEATFGLPIYRWDDTRRVAEEVLHWWDANREAGRASVLFCYALGKAQRLLAELARVTDREVFVHGATHALVELYREASVPMLPTRPVSEAEKGTSYAGALVLAPPSSAGSTWMRRFGEHETGFASGWMRVRGNRRRRGYDRGFVLSDHADWPGLLRTAKETGASRVLATHGSSDTLSRYLRENLGIDAAPLATPFEGEAED; encoded by the coding sequence ATGGCCCGTTCCGCGACCCGACAGCCGCTCGTCACGGTGACCCCCGAGGGGCTCTACTGCCCCCAGGGGGATTTCCATATCGATGCCTGGCGGCCCGTGAGCCGCACCCTCATCACCCACGCGCACGGCGACCACGCCCGCTGGGGCAGTCAGCAGTACCTGGGCACCCGCCCCTCGCGGGGCCTGCTCCGCAAGCGCCTGGGCGCGGACGCGGACATCACCACGCTCGACTACGGGGAGTGCCTCACCCTCGGCGGCGTGACGGTGAGCTTCCACCCGGCGGGACACGTGCTGGGCAGCGCGCAGATCCGTCTGGAATACAAGGACGAGGTCTGGGTCGTCTCCGGCGACTACAAGCGCGACGCGGACCCCACGTGCCAGCCCTTCGAGGTGGTGCCCTGCGACACCTTCATCACCGAGGCCACCTTCGGGCTGCCCATCTACCGCTGGGACGACACGCGGCGCGTGGCCGAGGAGGTGCTGCACTGGTGGGACGCCAACCGCGAGGCGGGCCGGGCCTCGGTCCTCTTCTGCTACGCGCTGGGCAAGGCGCAGCGGCTGCTCGCGGAGCTGGCCCGCGTCACGGATCGCGAGGTGTTCGTGCACGGGGCCACGCACGCGCTCGTGGAACTCTACCGCGAGGCCAGTGTCCCCATGCTGCCCACGCGCCCCGTGTCCGAGGCGGAGAAGGGCACGTCCTACGCGGGAGCGCTCGTGCTGGCACCGCCCAGCTCCGCGGGCTCCACGTGGATGCGCCGCTTCGGCGAGCACGAGACGGGCTTCGCCTCGGGGTGGATGCGGGTGCGCGGCAACCGGCGCCGCCGCGGCTATGACCGGGGCTTCGTCCTCTCCGACCACGCGGACTGGCCGGGGCTGCTGCGCACGGCGAAGGAGACGGGCGCCTCGCGCGTGCTCGCCACCCACGGCTCCAGCGACACCCTCTCGCGCTACCTGCGCGAGAACCTCGGCATCGACGCCGCCCCCCTGGCCACGCCCTTCGAGGGCGAAGCGGAGGATTGA
- a CDS encoding ROK family protein, producing MSQKAPQPSPRKKTVRETHATGPRTLAIDIGGSGLKALVLGPEGTALDERRRVKTPKPATPKAVLRALEKLIKPLGAFERVSVGFPGVVEEGVTKSAHNLHPDWTGFNLAEALHQLTKRPVRVLNDAGVQGFGVIEGKGLEMVLTLGTGMGCALYIDGKYVPNLELAHHPFHGGKTYEDYVGQAALERVGKKKWNKHVERVLQQIQPIWNPRQIYVGGGNARLLDIKLPPNVKITENIAGLLGGFALWKDEPRQR from the coding sequence ATGTCCCAGAAAGCTCCCCAGCCCAGCCCGCGCAAGAAGACCGTCCGTGAGACCCATGCCACCGGGCCGCGCACCCTGGCCATCGACATTGGCGGCTCGGGACTCAAGGCGCTCGTCCTCGGACCCGAGGGAACGGCGCTCGACGAGCGGCGGCGGGTCAAGACGCCCAAGCCCGCCACCCCCAAGGCGGTGCTGCGCGCGCTCGAGAAGCTCATCAAACCCCTGGGAGCCTTCGAGCGCGTGTCCGTGGGCTTTCCGGGCGTGGTGGAGGAAGGCGTGACGAAGAGCGCGCACAACCTCCATCCCGATTGGACGGGCTTCAACCTCGCCGAGGCCCTGCACCAACTCACGAAGCGCCCCGTGCGCGTGCTCAACGACGCCGGGGTGCAAGGCTTCGGGGTCATCGAGGGCAAGGGCCTGGAGATGGTCCTCACCCTGGGCACGGGCATGGGCTGTGCCCTGTACATCGACGGCAAGTACGTGCCCAACCTGGAGCTGGCCCACCACCCCTTCCACGGAGGCAAGACGTACGAGGACTACGTGGGCCAGGCCGCGCTGGAGCGCGTGGGCAAGAAGAAGTGGAACAAGCACGTGGAGCGGGTGCTCCAGCAGATCCAACCCATCTGGAACCCACGGCAGATCTACGTCGGCGGAGGCAATGCGCGCCTGCTCGACATCAAGCTGCCCCCCAACGTGAAGATCACCGAGAACATCGCCGGACTGCTGGGGGGCTTCGCGCTCTGGAAGGACGAGCCCCGGCAGCGCTGA
- a CDS encoding 6-pyruvoyl trahydropterin synthase family protein: protein MARTTTIELHKEDMKFAAGHFTIFSATHRENMHGHNFAVFVSLTGEVLDNGMLADYDIFKRMALEQCRAWNETFMLPAHSRHLQVERDARGDVIARFNGEELRFLSRDVTILPVENVSLEELSRLFGEKLVGDGELMRTSRISRVVVKCSSEPGQNCSWEWNSHG, encoded by the coding sequence ATGGCACGCACGACGACGATTGAGCTGCACAAAGAAGACATGAAGTTCGCCGCGGGGCACTTCACCATCTTCTCCGCGACGCACCGCGAGAACATGCACGGCCACAACTTCGCCGTCTTCGTCTCGCTGACGGGCGAGGTGCTCGACAATGGGATGCTCGCCGACTACGACATCTTCAAGCGGATGGCGCTCGAGCAGTGCCGCGCCTGGAACGAGACCTTCATGCTGCCGGCCCACTCGCGCCACCTCCAGGTGGAGCGGGATGCGCGCGGAGACGTGATCGCGCGCTTCAATGGCGAGGAGCTGCGCTTCCTCTCGCGGGACGTGACGATCCTGCCCGTGGAGAACGTGTCGCTCGAGGAGCTGTCGCGTCTCTTCGGCGAGAAGCTGGTGGGCGATGGCGAGCTGATGCGGACCAGCCGCATCTCGCGCGTGGTGGTGAAGTGCTCCTCCGAGCCCGGCCAGAACTGCTCCTGGGAGTGGAACAGCCATGGCTGA
- a CDS encoding SDR family oxidoreductase, whose protein sequence is MADWAIITGASRGIGRAAAVRFLQAGWRVMNVSRRPCPEPGVVNVLADLSTPGWEATFTPALSTALGSSPGRVCLVHNAALYGHDDALSLDAEHLRRVLEVNVVAPATLNRLVRGYLTDGSSILYVGSTLSEKAVRGAASYVTSKHALAGLMRSTCQDLVGTRVHTVCVCPGFTDTEMMRENVGDSEAARANTAARMTYGRLIAPEEIADVLLRCAEMPVFNGAVLHANLGQIET, encoded by the coding sequence ATGGCTGATTGGGCGATCATCACCGGCGCCAGCCGGGGCATTGGCCGCGCGGCCGCCGTGCGCTTCCTCCAGGCGGGCTGGCGGGTGATGAATGTCTCGCGCCGACCCTGTCCGGAGCCGGGCGTGGTGAACGTGCTCGCGGATCTCTCCACGCCGGGGTGGGAGGCCACCTTTACCCCGGCCCTGTCCACGGCACTGGGCTCCTCCCCGGGCCGGGTCTGCCTGGTGCACAACGCGGCCCTCTATGGCCATGACGATGCCCTGTCGCTCGACGCGGAGCACCTGCGGCGGGTGCTGGAGGTCAACGTCGTCGCTCCCGCGACGCTCAACCGCCTCGTGCGCGGTTACCTCACCGACGGCTCTTCCATCCTCTATGTGGGGTCCACGCTGTCGGAGAAGGCGGTGCGAGGCGCGGCCTCGTATGTGACGTCCAAGCACGCGCTCGCGGGCCTCATGCGCTCCACCTGCCAGGATCTCGTGGGCACCCGCGTGCACACCGTCTGCGTCTGCCCGGGTTTCACGGACACCGAGATGATGCGCGAGAACGTGGGCGACAGCGAGGCGGCCCGCGCCAACACGGCGGCGAGGATGACCTACGGCCGGCTCATTGCTCCGGAGGAGATCGCCGACGTGCTCCTGCGGTGCGCCGAGATGCCCGTCTTCAACGGCGCGGTGCTCCACGCCAACCTCGGGCAGATCGAGACCTGA
- the queD gene encoding 6-carboxytetrahydropterin synthase QueD, whose product MESATLSKPPLITEISKEFTFEAAHRLPHVPPGHKCARVHGHSYRIEITLRGPVHPTYGWVVDFAELTAAWQPLQAQLDHRLLNEVPGLENPTSELLAAWVFERMNIPGTRVTKVRVAETCTSSCTVFAAEG is encoded by the coding sequence ATGGAGTCCGCGACCTTGAGCAAGCCCCCCCTCATCACGGAAATCTCGAAGGAGTTCACCTTCGAGGCCGCGCACCGCCTCCCCCACGTCCCCCCCGGCCACAAGTGCGCGCGGGTGCATGGCCACAGCTACCGCATCGAGATCACCCTGCGCGGTCCCGTGCACCCCACGTACGGCTGGGTGGTGGACTTCGCCGAGCTGACCGCGGCCTGGCAGCCTTTGCAAGCCCAGCTCGACCACCGCCTGCTCAACGAGGTGCCCGGGCTGGAGAACCCCACGAGCGAGCTGCTCGCGGCCTGGGTCTTCGAGCGCATGAACATCCCCGGCACGCGCGTGACGAAGGTGCGCGTCGCCGAGACCTGCACGTCCTCGTGCACCGTGTTCGCCGCCGAGGGCTGA
- a CDS encoding circularly permuted type 2 ATP-grasp protein, translated as MGADGIARPDFQKLLNVLGARSPEDFSHMQTLAERALLNQGVTFSVYSDRRGTERIFPFCLIPRIISAPDWTHLERGLEQRIRALGLFLDDVYDGQRLFSERPELRDIILNTPLYLPRLRGVRPAGGVRIHIAGIDLIRDGQGTFRVLEDNLRTPSGVSYVMENRILSKRVVPEVLELARARRVDHYPARLAETLRAVSPESPDSSTVVVLTPGPYNSAYFEHSFLARTMGVPLVHGEDLFVEDDRVFLRTTRGPRRVHVIYRRIDDAFLDPEAFRPDSMLGVRGLLRAWAAGNVTLANAPGNGVADDKATYAFVPDFIRYYLGEEPILEQVPTYVCAREKDCQYVLEHLGELVVKTVDEAGGYGMLMGPQSTQAERDEFRQRILAQPRRYIAQPRVELSTCPTWDTASRQVVPRRVDLRPYILTGPQGPWVLPGGLSRVALRAGSYVVNSSQGGGSKDTWVQKEAV; from the coding sequence ATGGGCGCCGATGGAATCGCCCGCCCGGACTTCCAGAAGCTGCTGAATGTGTTGGGAGCTCGCTCACCCGAGGACTTCTCCCACATGCAGACGCTGGCCGAGCGGGCCCTGCTCAACCAGGGAGTGACGTTCTCGGTGTACTCGGACCGGCGCGGCACCGAGCGCATCTTCCCCTTCTGTCTCATTCCCCGGATCATCTCGGCGCCGGATTGGACGCACCTGGAGCGCGGGCTGGAGCAGCGCATCCGCGCGCTGGGCCTGTTCCTCGACGATGTCTATGACGGGCAGCGCCTGTTCTCCGAGCGGCCCGAGCTGCGGGACATCATCCTCAACACCCCCCTCTACCTGCCCAGGCTCCGGGGCGTGCGGCCCGCGGGGGGCGTGCGCATCCACATCGCGGGAATCGATCTGATTCGCGACGGCCAGGGCACGTTCCGGGTGCTGGAGGACAACCTGCGCACGCCCTCGGGCGTGTCCTACGTCATGGAGAACCGCATCCTCTCCAAGCGCGTGGTGCCCGAGGTGCTGGAGCTGGCGCGGGCGCGCCGCGTGGACCACTACCCGGCCCGGCTGGCGGAGACGCTGCGCGCCGTCTCTCCCGAGTCCCCCGACAGCTCCACCGTCGTGGTGCTCACCCCCGGTCCCTACAACTCCGCCTACTTCGAGCACAGCTTCCTCGCGCGCACCATGGGCGTGCCGCTGGTGCACGGTGAGGACCTGTTCGTGGAGGATGACCGGGTCTTCCTGCGTACCACGCGGGGCCCGCGCCGGGTGCACGTCATCTACCGGCGCATCGACGATGCCTTCCTGGATCCGGAGGCGTTCCGGCCGGACAGCATGCTGGGGGTGCGAGGGCTCCTGCGCGCCTGGGCCGCGGGCAACGTCACCCTGGCCAACGCGCCGGGCAACGGCGTGGCGGACGACAAGGCGACGTATGCCTTCGTGCCGGACTTCATCCGCTACTACCTGGGCGAGGAGCCCATCCTCGAGCAGGTGCCCACCTACGTGTGCGCCCGCGAGAAGGATTGCCAGTACGTGCTCGAGCACCTGGGCGAGCTGGTGGTGAAGACGGTGGACGAGGCGGGTGGCTACGGCATGTTGATGGGGCCGCAGTCGACCCAGGCCGAGCGCGACGAGTTCCGCCAGCGCATCCTCGCCCAGCCCCGGCGCTACATCGCCCAACCCCGGGTGGAGCTGTCCACGTGCCCCACCTGGGACACGGCCTCGCGCCAGGTGGTGCCGCGCCGGGTGGACTTGCGGCCCTACATCCTCACCGGTCCCCAGGGGCCGTGGGTGCTGCCGGGAGGCTTGAGCCGCGTGGCCCTGCGTGCCGGCTCCTACGTCGTCAACTCCAGTCAGGGGGGTGGTTCCAAGGACACCTGGGTGCAGAAGGAGGCCGTATGA
- a CDS encoding alpha-E domain-containing protein gives MIARIAEHCFWLGRYLERAESTARVLQMTEQLSLDAELASEHCWTPVLAVFGERQAFAARHGVEAEADGEAVQGFMTWEESNLSSLVSILSQAREGARTIREVVSRECWEVTNELYLWLVGGAGQEEYAVSRFGFYQHIRRMVQLCLGLFRSTMLHDTPLDFIWLGVMLERVGQTARLLDVHHHVFSGMKPSHLVVETALWLSLLRASSGFEPFMKTHSGRVTGDAVAAFLLFDSRFPRSVHYCLDSAYRYLVRLCPPDVEGQPGRESLAFMLPLLAELRPQALARPDATVHALLTRMVEGTAELCSLISQEYFGRKPVIPDQTLGAQVMTG, from the coding sequence ATGATCGCCCGCATCGCCGAGCACTGTTTCTGGTTGGGCCGCTACCTGGAGCGCGCGGAGAGCACCGCCCGGGTGTTGCAGATGACCGAGCAGCTCTCGCTGGACGCGGAGCTGGCCTCGGAGCACTGCTGGACGCCGGTGCTGGCCGTCTTCGGCGAGCGCCAGGCCTTCGCCGCCCGCCATGGCGTCGAGGCGGAGGCGGATGGCGAGGCCGTGCAGGGCTTCATGACCTGGGAGGAGAGCAACCTCTCGAGCCTCGTGAGCATCCTGTCCCAGGCGCGCGAGGGCGCGCGCACCATCCGCGAGGTGGTGAGCCGCGAGTGCTGGGAGGTGACGAACGAGCTGTACCTGTGGCTGGTGGGCGGGGCGGGACAGGAGGAGTACGCCGTGTCGCGCTTCGGCTTCTACCAGCACATCCGCCGCATGGTGCAGCTGTGCCTGGGGCTGTTTCGCAGCACCATGCTGCACGACACCCCCCTGGACTTCATCTGGCTGGGGGTGATGCTCGAGCGCGTGGGGCAGACGGCGCGGCTGCTGGACGTGCACCATCACGTCTTCTCGGGGATGAAGCCCAGCCACCTCGTGGTGGAGACGGCGCTGTGGCTGTCCCTGCTCCGGGCCTCCTCCGGCTTCGAGCCCTTCATGAAGACGCACTCCGGCCGGGTGACGGGGGACGCCGTGGCGGCCTTCCTCCTGTTCGACTCGCGCTTTCCACGCTCGGTCCACTACTGCCTGGACTCCGCGTACCGCTACCTCGTGCGCCTGTGTCCCCCCGACGTCGAGGGACAGCCCGGCAGGGAATCGCTCGCCTTCATGCTCCCCCTGCTCGCCGAGCTGCGGCCCCAGGCCCTGGCCCGGCCCGACGCCACCGTGCACGCGCTGCTCACCCGCATGGTGGAGGGGACGGCGGAGCTCTGCTCGCTCATCTCCCAGGAGTACTTCGGCCGCAAGCCGGTCATCCCCGACCAAACGCTGGGCGCGCAGGTGATGACTGGTTAG
- a CDS encoding class II glutamine amidotransferase: MLNLLALSFEGELAPSLDLRCLAPGRKPPDGWGVGYYPGGELAATLLKEAAPHAGSIRSEMVRTWDPLESSIFLLHLRTATWGPITEANTQPFCRSAWGRDWILAHSGSLEQRLPIPPEARFQPVGSTDSEALFCRLLEWMQERGWRSLGEVDAAQLRGWLEEMNGLGPLTLVLSDGLDLCVYADRTSATRCWVWQVSPPYERLILGDEELELDLTRRGAKSRKGFIVSTDPLDSRTDTPANWTQLPPGALMVFRQGAVRAEVLPPWAQEAGAVPSAAAAEFEARRRLRRPPEASVRVMDVHHRTVYRYAQPVERSAHKLRLTPYHDRLQSLLSHEVTLSSGVTRSEYEDVFGNRVRKVLVETPYTELVIEGRSRVELRDTDPLGYRPLRERSTLPLVWMPWQRNMLQPYLLPPELPETQLEELVEYAMSFARRNDFDLLDTLLDINFSIFKEYRYVQGSTTLSTTPFDVYSARQGVCQDFANVFICLARLLGVPARYTCGYIYTGPKHANHAQSEATHAWVQVYLPEVGWKGFDPTNGILTQTDHVRVAVGRQYSDCTPTAGTIFLGGGGEKLEVSVRCEPVEPGAK, encoded by the coding sequence ATGCTCAACCTGCTCGCGCTGTCCTTCGAAGGAGAGCTCGCCCCCAGCCTCGACCTGCGCTGCCTGGCTCCAGGCCGCAAGCCGCCGGATGGCTGGGGCGTGGGTTACTACCCGGGGGGCGAGCTCGCGGCCACCCTCCTGAAGGAGGCCGCTCCGCACGCGGGCAGCATCCGCAGTGAGATGGTGCGGACGTGGGATCCGCTGGAGTCCTCCATCTTCCTGCTGCACCTGCGCACGGCGACGTGGGGGCCCATCACCGAGGCCAACACCCAGCCCTTCTGCCGCAGTGCCTGGGGCCGCGATTGGATCCTGGCTCACAGCGGCAGCCTCGAGCAGCGGCTGCCCATTCCCCCGGAGGCGCGCTTCCAGCCGGTGGGCTCCACGGACTCGGAGGCGCTCTTCTGCCGCCTGCTGGAGTGGATGCAGGAGCGGGGCTGGCGCTCGCTGGGTGAGGTGGACGCGGCCCAGCTTCGCGGCTGGTTGGAGGAGATGAATGGCCTGGGTCCCCTGACGCTGGTGCTCTCGGATGGGCTGGACCTGTGTGTCTACGCGGACCGCACCTCGGCCACCCGGTGTTGGGTGTGGCAGGTGTCTCCGCCCTACGAGCGGCTCATCCTGGGCGACGAGGAGCTGGAGTTGGATCTCACGCGGCGCGGGGCCAAGAGCCGCAAGGGCTTCATCGTCAGCACGGATCCCCTGGACTCGCGCACCGACACGCCCGCGAACTGGACGCAACTGCCCCCGGGCGCGTTGATGGTGTTCCGCCAGGGCGCCGTGCGCGCCGAGGTGCTGCCGCCCTGGGCGCAGGAGGCGGGCGCAGTCCCCTCCGCCGCCGCCGCCGAGTTCGAGGCCCGCCGCCGTCTGCGCCGCCCGCCCGAGGCCTCGGTGCGGGTGATGGACGTGCACCACCGCACCGTCTACCGCTACGCGCAGCCCGTGGAGCGCAGCGCGCACAAGCTGCGGCTCACCCCCTACCATGACCGGCTCCAGTCCCTGCTCTCGCACGAGGTGACGCTCTCCTCGGGGGTGACGCGCTCCGAGTACGAGGACGTCTTCGGCAACCGGGTGCGCAAGGTGCTCGTGGAGACGCCCTACACGGAGCTCGTCATCGAGGGGCGCTCGCGCGTGGAGCTGCGCGACACGGATCCGCTGGGCTACCGCCCGCTGCGCGAGCGCTCGACGCTGCCGCTCGTGTGGATGCCCTGGCAGCGCAACATGCTCCAACCCTACCTGCTGCCGCCGGAGCTGCCGGAGACGCAGTTGGAGGAGCTCGTCGAGTACGCGATGAGCTTCGCGCGCCGCAACGACTTCGATCTGCTGGACACGCTGCTGGACATCAACTTCAGCATCTTCAAGGAGTACCGCTACGTCCAGGGCTCCACCACGCTGAGCACCACGCCCTTTGACGTGTACTCGGCGCGCCAGGGCGTGTGTCAGGACTTCGCCAACGTCTTCATCTGCCTGGCGCGGTTGCTCGGCGTACCCGCGCGCTACACGTGCGGCTACATCTACACCGGGCCCAAGCACGCCAACCACGCCCAGTCCGAGGCCACGCACGCCTGGGTGCAGGTGTATCTGCCCGAGGTGGGCTGGAAGGGCTTCGATCCCACCAACGGCATCCTCACCCAGACGGACCACGTGCGCGTCGCGGTGGGCCGGCAGTACTCGGACTGCACGCCCACCGCGGGCACCATCTTCCTGGGCGGAGGCGGCGAGAAGCTCGAGGTGTCCGTGCGCTGCGAGCCCGTGGAGCCCGGGGCGAAGTGA
- a CDS encoding cysteine hydrolase family protein — translation MPDQRSDTALLIIDVINDLEFPGGERVLPWAERMVERLAPFAQRMREEGVPVIYVNDNFDHWRSSFSDVYKYCTRPGARGRKVARALKPDPDDYFILKPKHSAFFATSLVPLLQHLGTKKLILSGIATNLCVFFSAHDAHMYEYKLTVLSDCCCAESDTDHDLALRQLQQFLRVRVCRGDEVKQVKTGNRRPAKKSPPSSK, via the coding sequence GTGCCCGACCAGCGCTCCGACACCGCGTTGTTGATCATCGATGTCATCAACGATCTGGAATTCCCGGGCGGGGAGCGGGTGCTCCCCTGGGCGGAGCGGATGGTCGAGCGGCTCGCCCCCTTCGCGCAGCGCATGCGCGAGGAGGGCGTGCCCGTCATCTACGTCAATGACAACTTCGACCACTGGCGCAGCAGCTTCAGCGATGTCTACAAGTACTGCACGCGCCCGGGCGCTCGCGGCCGCAAGGTGGCGCGGGCCCTCAAGCCGGACCCGGACGACTACTTCATCCTCAAACCCAAACACTCGGCCTTCTTCGCCACGTCGCTCGTGCCGCTCCTGCAGCACCTGGGCACCAAGAAGCTCATCCTCTCGGGCATCGCCACCAATCTGTGCGTCTTCTTCAGCGCCCACGACGCGCACATGTATGAGTACAAGCTCACCGTGCTCAGCGACTGCTGCTGCGCCGAGAGCGACACCGACCATGACCTGGCGCTGCGGCAGCTCCAGCAGTTCCTGCGCGTGCGCGTCTGCCGCGGTGATGAAGTCAAACAGGTGAAGACCGGGAACCGGCGACCGGCGAAGAAGAGCCCTCCGTCGAGCAAGTGA